One region of Eupeodes corollae chromosome 1, idEupCoro1.1, whole genome shotgun sequence genomic DNA includes:
- the LOC129938866 gene encoding N-sulphoglucosamine sulphohydrolase → MKSNKKIPPTNAHLKLSLMRKKKSEIRSRGLFSRNRFRLVCSCKTNIVGLTFSFLNIISKCATMASKPTKTLCFLSILLVTIHNAASVKNVLLLLADDAGFEMGAYLNKYCQTPNLDALAKDGLLFNNAFTSVSSCSPSRAQLLTGQASHQNGMYGLHQGVHNFNVFKTVTSLPNILRANGNVLTGIIGKKHVGAEGNFQFDYEQTEENHSINQIGRNITNIKLYVKDFLNRTQHEQKPFFLVVAFHDPHRCGHITPQYGEFCERYGSGEEGMGVIPDWRPIYYDWRNLKIPDWMPQTETVQKELAAQYMTISRLDQGVGVVLKELRSIGLDKDTLVMYTSDNGPPFPSGRANLYDRGVREPMILSSPDSGKRRNQVTSAMTSLLDVFPTVLDVFGMKPSNPSLTGKSLLPLLDNEPQPNENETIYGSQNFHEITMNYPMRMIRTRRYKLIHNLNFWSYFPIDQDLYTSPTFQEILNATMMKQKLPWVKTLQSYYKRPEWELYDLKMDSLERWNLATKAKFKDLLRNLKERLFRWQVETSDPWRCSPHAVLQEQGIYKKNPVCLTLGHEDL, encoded by the coding sequence atgaaatcaaataaaaaaataccccCAACAAATGCCCATTTGAAGTTGTCTTTGatgagaaagaaaaaatcagagATTCGGTCTCGAGGTTTGTTCAGTCGTAATCGGTTTCGGTTAGTCTGCAGTTGTAAAACGAATATTGTGGGAttgactttttcatttttgaatataatatcTAAGTGCGCCACCATGGCATCCAAACCGACAAAAACATTGTGTTTCCTGTCCATATTACTCGTGACAATTCATAATGCCGCATCTGTGAAGAATGTACTTCTTCTGCTTGCCGATGATGCCGGCTTCGAAATGGGAGCATATCTCAATAAATACTGCCAAACACCGAATCTAGATGCGCTTGCAAAAGACGGCTTGTTGTTCAACAACGCTTTCACTTCGGTCAGCAGTTGCTCGCCGAGTCGGGCGCAATTACTTACCGGTCAGGCAAGTCATCAAAACGGCATGTACGGTCTGCATCAGGGAGTTCATAATTTCAATGTCTTCAAAACTGTGACATCATTGCCAAATATTCTGCGAGCAAATGGAAACGTTCTAACCGGAATAATTGGCAAGAAACATGTGGGAGCTGAAGGCAATTTCCAATTCGATTACGAACAAACCGAAGAGAACCATTCGATTAACCAAATTGGACGCAACATTACGAACATAAAACTCTACGTCAAGGATTTTCTCAATAGAACCCAGCACGAGCAGAAGCCGTTCTTTTTGGTGGTTGCTTTCCACGATCCACATCGATGTGGTCACATAACCCCGCAGTATGGGGAGTTCTGTGAACGTTATGGTTCTGGAGAGGAAGGAATGGGTGTGATACCCGATTGGCGTCCGATCTACTATGACTGGAGGAACTTGAAAATTCCCGACTGGATGCCACAAACGGAAACCGTTCAAAAGGAATTGGCTGCACAGTACATGACGATATCGAGGCTTGATCAAGGAGTCGGTGTGGTGCTGAAAGAGCTTCGAAGCATCGGACTCGATAAAGACACACTGGTTATGTACACTTCAGATAATGGCCCACCCTTCCCTAGTGGCAGAGCTAATCTCTACGATCGTGGTGTCCGCGAACCAATGATACTTTCTTCTCCAGATTCGGGTAAACGGAGGAATCAAGTGACTTCGGCCATGACAAGCTTATTGGATGTTTTTCCAACTGTTTTGGATGTATTTGGCATGAAACCGTCAAATCCAAGTTTGACTGGAAAATCTCTTCTTCCACTTTTGGACAATGAACCTCAGCCAAATGAAAATGAAACGATATACGGCAGTCAGAACTTCCATGAAATCACTATGAACTATCCAATGCGAATGATTAGAACTCGTCGCTATAAGCTAATTCATAATCTTAACTTCTGGAGTTATTTCCCAATCGATCAGGATCTCTATACTTCTCCGACATTCCAGGAGATTTTGAATGCAACAATGATGAAGCAAAAGCTACCTTGGGTGAAGACATTGCAAAGTTATTACAAGAGACCAGAATGGGAGTTGTACGATTTGAAAATGGACTCATTGGAACGATGGAATTTGGCAACAAAAGCTAAGTTTAAGGATTTACTTAGAAATCTAAAGGAACGTTTGTTCCGGTGGCAAGTTGAAACTAGTGATCCATGGAGATGTTCACCGCATGCAGTGTTACAGGAACAaggaatttataaaaagaatccTGTTTGTTTGACATTGGGTCATGAAGATTTGTGA